In one window of Pseudobdellovibrionaceae bacterium DNA:
- a CDS encoding RDD family protein, translating into MVIKDPFSQDNHKTAAVQTKHEQAAVDSSQSPYQLANPLDRAAAAVLDIFVVLSPFILVVIAPFRKELTRQSLIGDNFATIMAAVAMLVLVFVVVLLYQTVMTWLFGGTLGKILFGLRVRKIWSAEHPTLLDSFLRSIIWQLEVLAVGVPFLAALINEKRRVLHDRVCDTIVVTTKRGQHVGAPNFVEVSFAKGLLALAAGTFSVLFVVYVMQVYKEVESQSRLAHLLENEGTLCPSVGQAFSDWQSHDDNEAGRLEVAMALFAAGEIDESCLDQEAQWIFNSGYETPLAYLAKSFVHSGERELSDSYLKKVCELDEKSVHCVMSHMISQWAAAGDFDLSTDLEDRVGTGSEYLGVWATRQMIRFGRYDEAVKILDKLGQQSSLSNFLSSHRVMAYWGQKRTLEAKAAAEALLQGESNPHVSQMASWLCLQSLGSSCDGEFPLACSNMEASGQSRGYDSSDVVANLAHLKVLECHDQKDVDYQGLALSIPNVEVRRLAFAESLKAIDKKLATSELQDLIVNDRTDVAVKAEAVIRLLPLATDRESLEKLSRQWTHLEPGVEWEWSGLRLFEDLRKKQLIDPIILVGERLFSMGALSEDQSQWLAVAAHSAGHVKLATQLVEHLENEVRGEKVSRSLASVKAYEQVKRQVLRSKGMGQ; encoded by the coding sequence ATGGTCATTAAAGATCCTTTTTCACAGGACAATCATAAAACTGCCGCTGTTCAAACAAAACACGAACAGGCCGCTGTAGACTCTTCGCAAAGCCCCTACCAGTTGGCCAATCCCTTGGATCGGGCGGCCGCGGCTGTTTTAGATATTTTTGTTGTTTTATCACCTTTTATTTTAGTGGTCATCGCCCCCTTTCGAAAGGAACTCACTCGACAGAGTTTAATTGGAGATAACTTTGCCACGATAATGGCTGCCGTAGCTATGTTGGTGTTGGTGTTTGTTGTTGTGTTGCTTTATCAGACGGTGATGACATGGTTATTTGGTGGCACTTTAGGGAAAATTTTATTCGGTCTGCGTGTGAGAAAAATTTGGTCTGCAGAGCATCCGACACTTTTGGATTCATTTTTGCGATCTATCATTTGGCAGCTTGAGGTTCTGGCCGTTGGCGTGCCCTTCTTGGCCGCATTAATTAACGAAAAACGGCGAGTGTTGCATGACCGCGTGTGTGACACAATTGTGGTGACAACTAAGCGGGGCCAACATGTGGGCGCGCCGAATTTTGTTGAAGTGTCGTTTGCAAAGGGCTTATTGGCTTTGGCCGCCGGAACTTTTTCAGTGCTTTTTGTTGTCTATGTGATGCAGGTCTACAAAGAAGTCGAGTCGCAAAGCCGGTTGGCTCACTTGCTAGAAAACGAGGGGACTCTTTGCCCTTCTGTGGGCCAAGCGTTTTCAGATTGGCAATCTCACGATGACAACGAAGCAGGTCGCCTTGAAGTAGCGATGGCCTTATTTGCAGCCGGCGAGATTGATGAGAGTTGTTTGGATCAAGAGGCACAGTGGATTTTTAACTCGGGATACGAAACACCCCTGGCCTACTTGGCTAAATCTTTTGTTCACTCCGGCGAACGAGAACTTTCAGATTCTTATTTGAAAAAAGTGTGTGAATTGGATGAAAAGTCAGTTCACTGTGTCATGAGTCACATGATTTCTCAATGGGCTGCTGCGGGTGATTTTGACCTGTCGACCGATCTAGAAGATCGGGTGGGTACAGGTTCTGAATATTTAGGTGTTTGGGCCACGCGCCAAATGATTCGGTTTGGTCGGTATGACGAAGCGGTGAAGATTCTTGATAAATTGGGTCAACAATCATCGCTTTCCAATTTTCTGAGCAGTCATCGAGTGATGGCCTATTGGGGGCAAAAGCGAACCCTTGAAGCCAAGGCTGCAGCAGAGGCCCTACTTCAAGGAGAGTCTAATCCCCATGTGAGTCAAATGGCCAGTTGGTTGTGTTTGCAAAGCTTGGGGTCTTCTTGTGACGGGGAGTTTCCGTTAGCTTGTTCAAACATGGAGGCCTCTGGGCAGAGTCGTGGGTATGATTCTTCAGATGTGGTCGCCAATCTGGCCCATCTCAAGGTTCTTGAGTGCCATGACCAAAAAGATGTGGACTATCAAGGGTTAGCTTTAAGCATTCCCAATGTCGAGGTAAGAAGGCTTGCGTTTGCCGAATCTCTCAAAGCGATTGATAAGAAACTGGCCACTTCAGAGTTGCAAGATCTTATTGTCAACGATCGCACCGATGTGGCCGTAAAGGCAGAGGCTGTGATTAGGCTTTTGCCCTTGGCTACAGATCGGGAATCTTTAGAAAAGCTATCTCGGCAGTGGACTCATTTAGAGCCAGGGGTCGAGTGGGAATGGTCAGGGCTTCGACTTTTTGAAGACTTGCGGAAAAAACAATTAATTGACCCTATAATTCTGGTAGGGGAACGCCTCTTCTCAATGGGCGCTCTGTCTGAAGATCAGTCTCAATGGCTGGCCGTGGCCGCTCATAGCGCGGGCCACGTGAAATTGGCCACTCAACTTGTCGAGCATTTAGAAAACGAAGTCCGAGGCGAGAAGGTGAGCCGGTCACTGGCCAGTGTGAAGGCTTATGAGCAGGTCAAAAGGCAAGTTCTCAGAAGTAAAGGTATGGGCCAATGA
- a CDS encoding rhomboid family intramembrane serine protease produces MFLHFQGDDDVREVLSKSLRDDTFIIAQGQFFAQYIGDHNIRYSPTMLEMARRGLAGDESTLMVLGGLALRHTEFVNEVASYPFKGDQVKVTWWRAKLAQLLDAQERMPSYNFGLRSGQLDGLRWISYQFIHGSFVHLAVNMIFLMIFGAMLEPIIGALGLLVLYLGAGTLAAGVFILLSGASSIPLIGASGSVSGLMSLFCFMFWNRPVRYVYMLFVPVKGYVGFIYLPAWITLVTWFLSDLAGYLGTLDEMGGIAYTAHLGGQAAGVVVGATVFVVRYFKNEKLLPLDKIPPTKPIGTRVI; encoded by the coding sequence GTGTTTTTACATTTTCAAGGCGACGACGATGTAAGAGAGGTGCTGTCGAAATCTCTGAGGGACGACACATTCATCATCGCTCAAGGCCAATTTTTTGCTCAATACATTGGTGATCACAACATTAGGTACTCTCCTACAATGTTGGAGATGGCCAGGCGAGGCTTGGCGGGGGACGAAAGCACGCTGATGGTATTAGGGGGCCTGGCCTTGCGGCACACCGAATTTGTTAATGAGGTGGCAAGCTATCCGTTTAAAGGAGATCAGGTGAAGGTCACTTGGTGGCGCGCAAAACTGGCGCAGCTTTTAGACGCCCAAGAGCGGATGCCCAGTTACAACTTTGGTCTTCGATCAGGCCAGCTCGACGGGCTTCGCTGGATTAGCTATCAATTCATTCACGGCAGTTTTGTGCATTTGGCTGTGAACATGATTTTCTTAATGATTTTTGGCGCTATGCTTGAGCCCATCATTGGTGCACTTGGACTACTTGTATTGTATTTGGGGGCGGGCACGTTAGCTGCAGGCGTCTTTATTTTATTGTCGGGGGCATCGTCGATTCCCCTAATCGGTGCCAGCGGTTCTGTGAGTGGATTAATGTCACTATTTTGTTTTATGTTTTGGAATCGACCGGTTCGCTATGTTTACATGCTATTTGTGCCAGTAAAAGGCTATGTGGGATTTATTTATTTGCCTGCGTGGATCACACTAGTGACCTGGTTTTTATCTGATTTGGCAGGTTACTTAGGGACGCTGGACGAGATGGGCGGCATTGCCTATACAGCCCACTTAGGGGGGCAAGCCGCTGGGGTGGTCGTTGGGGCTACTGTGTTTGTGGTGCGGTATTTTAAAAATGAAAAACTGCTGCCGCTCGATAAAATACCGCCCACTAAGCCCATTGGTACACGGGTGATTTAA
- a CDS encoding prepilin-type N-terminal cleavage/methylation domain-containing protein: protein MKFKPTQLGYSLMEVIVGVALLSILVGSASAMISMYQKQSYIVSQKISSTNLSSRIEQVLSSPSLCSSGLIGQTLDLSEIPEEGLPIELTLQNSERQVAKAGASLDGVKIGHLSIVDAANVNSYDGHTAYRVRIDYSPKLTGNENLSTRSLQFSTYVVSNDSSDEITACAGNHAQEDICKALGADYNGANDSCVPPAAEAPQPAPGAGSGTGLSPTAAQQGKSERYLANCESADKTQEFYAQRWVDGESGPQQFYFYIEGKNKLTKQVVCATGSNVLPFSKSDRCHPFKDGVGMRESASGDVEGLVGNNVVCTAQWKPDHTGDGGIYGKNTSQGERTNCCMGGRSPNVVDYCEAAWRSYNWNDPEEWQQPNWHACRNVCRNSPCYYYGQRID from the coding sequence GTGAAATTTAAACCTACCCAATTGGGATACAGTCTTATGGAAGTGATCGTGGGAGTCGCGCTCCTGTCAATTTTGGTAGGTTCCGCCTCCGCCATGATCAGTATGTATCAAAAACAAAGTTATATAGTCAGTCAAAAAATCAGTTCGACCAATTTGTCATCGAGAATAGAACAGGTCCTCTCTAGCCCGTCCCTGTGTTCGTCGGGGTTGATCGGTCAAACTTTGGATCTTTCTGAGATCCCTGAAGAGGGGCTACCCATTGAACTGACTTTACAAAATTCTGAAAGGCAAGTGGCCAAGGCCGGTGCATCTCTTGATGGAGTGAAAATTGGCCATTTATCTATTGTCGATGCCGCGAACGTGAATTCATATGATGGTCATACAGCCTACCGAGTTCGCATCGATTATTCGCCAAAATTAACTGGAAACGAAAACCTCAGCACCCGATCCCTGCAGTTTTCGACCTATGTGGTGAGCAATGATTCATCAGATGAAATCACGGCATGTGCGGGAAACCATGCTCAAGAGGACATTTGCAAAGCCCTAGGAGCTGACTACAACGGAGCCAATGACAGTTGTGTGCCACCGGCCGCAGAAGCGCCCCAACCGGCACCCGGCGCAGGCTCGGGGACTGGCCTATCACCCACAGCCGCTCAGCAAGGCAAGAGTGAACGCTACCTCGCTAACTGTGAGAGCGCCGATAAAACTCAAGAGTTCTACGCTCAGAGATGGGTGGATGGCGAATCGGGTCCACAACAATTTTACTTCTACATCGAAGGAAAGAATAAATTGACCAAGCAGGTGGTCTGCGCCACTGGCTCTAATGTACTACCATTTTCAAAGTCCGATCGATGCCACCCCTTTAAAGACGGCGTAGGTATGCGCGAGTCTGCATCTGGTGACGTCGAGGGATTGGTGGGCAACAATGTTGTTTGTACAGCCCAATGGAAACCCGATCACACTGGCGATGGCGGCATTTACGGCAAGAACACCTCGCAAGGGGAACGAACTAATTGCTGCATGGGCGGCCGCTCGCCAAACGTGGTGGATTACTGCGAAGCGGCCTGGCGTAGCTACAATTGGAACGACCCTGAAGAGTGGCAACAACCCAACTGGCACGCCTGCAGAAATGTTTGCCGAAATTCACCTTGCTATTACTATGGTCAGAGAATTGACTAA